catcaaacactcccaggacaggtacagcacggggttagatacagagtaaggcttcctctacactgtcccccatcaaacactcccaggacaggtacagcacggggtcagatacagagtaaagttccctctacactgtccccatcaaacactcccaggacaggtacagcacggggttagatacagagtaaagctccctctacactgtccccatcaaacacacccaggactggTATAGTTTGTGGTATCTTCACTGCTGTCATTTGGATATTCCCAGGACAAAATTCCCTTGCGTCAAATTTCTCAGAATTCGCTTAAGCAAAGTGCTGCACCCGCCACCAATGCAGTATGTTATTGGACAGAAGTCTAAGGATAACATGTGCAATCAGGCAGTTACTACATTCAGTTTCCCTGTTTGGCCAACAGGGGGATAAAGTCAGTCAGCACAAACATTTTTCACAAAAGAAATTCACAATTAAACTCAAAGCGACCTTCCTCCGTCAAAGCTCACAGCATCTTTGAACAGTTCGCTGCAAGGACCCAGGATTGCGTGGATTTCAGAGCAGTTTCTCAATCTGGAGGCTTGTTGGATTAAACTGATGCAGCACAACAAAGATTGAGAGACCCAAAGACCACCCTCACCATTTTATATTGAGCTTTGTCGCTGCCATCTTGAGTGTACCAGCTCTCAGTGGAGCTGAGGCCACCATCTTGAGTGTACCAGTTCAAAATCTGTGCCAGTGGCACTGCAGCTGCCATCTTGAGTGTACCAACTCTAATATCAGTGCAAGTGGTGCTGAGGCCACCATCTTGAGTGTACCAGCTCTAATGTTCATTTGAAGCCACCATCTTGAGTGTACCAGCTCTAATGTTCATTTGACGCCACCATCTTGAGTGTATCAGCTCTAATATGTGTAAAAGCACTGTCAAAGCCACCATTTTGAGTATACCAGCACAAATGTCCATTTGAAGCCACCATCTTGAGTGTACCAGCTCTACTTATGGGCATCAGTGCCCCCAAAGCCACCATCTTGAGTGTACTAGCAACCAATTCCCGTAAATGTCAGTACACGCAAGCAGCAGCATCCCCTCAGGAACTTCTGAGAAACATCGGAGATCTGGATTGAGAAAACATCTTTTAGCTCTGAATAGAACCTGATGGAGCTTCAGAAAAAAACAAGACCACCTTCGGACAGGCCTCGGTCCGATGGTTTGCTGAGGTTGGTACCGAGTGGGCATTGTCGGGTGAGGTGGGTTCGAGGTGCGGGTAACTGCGGAGATGCCGTTACTCTGGATGGCGGCAGATCCCTCAAAACTGGACGCCCCCCTCCATCGCCGTGAGGATAACTTCCATCCAAATTCTCAGGGAGACGTCGGTGGGGGCCACGAGGTAGTAAAGTCTGTCGTAGGTCTTCAGGCAGAAAGTCAAAGGAGGGTTCGGACTCTGGGTCGAGGAGGTAGAAAACAAAGAGATTAAacttgggagggaggggtggatggaGCCTGGGTTTTGAGTACAGGGGACAAGACAACAAAATTGTACCGTCAACATATTCAGAAACGATACCCTCTTTCGAAGGGCGGACAgagaccattcatcccatcgtGTCGGTGTCACCTCTCGAGAGCCACTCAACCTACACCCAACACCCCatcttctcccacctccccccgagctctgcacattctccctcttcaAGTTAATGATCCAAATCCCTTTGGAAAtcttcgattgaatctgcctccccacACTTTCTCAGTCAACGCGTACCTGATCCGATCCCCTCGCTGGACGATAGGAGTTTCTCCTCGTGGCAGAACCcctaagagtattgatgggcagagggatctgggtgtacaggtacacaggtcactgaaagtggcaacgcaggtggagaaggtagtcaagaaggcatacggcatgcttgccttcatcggccggggcactgagttttaaaattggcaagtcatgttgcagttttatagaaccttagttaggctgcacttggaatatagtgttcaattctggtcgccacactaccagaaggatgtggaggctttggagagggtacagaaaagatttaccaggatgttgcctggtatggagggcattagctatgaggagaggttggagaaacttggtttgttctcactggaacgacggggggttgaggggcgacctgatagaagtcaacaagattatgaggggcatcgacagagtggatagtcagaagctttttcccaggtagaagagtcaattactcgggggcataggtttaaggtgcgaggggcaaggtttaaaggagatatacagagggtggcaggtgcctggaactcgttgccgggaggggtagtggaagcggatacggtagtgacttttaaggggtgtcttgataaatacatgaacaggatgggaatagagggatatggtccctggaagggtagggggttttagttcagtcgggcagcatggtcggtacagacttggagggccgaagggcctgttcctgtgctgtaattttcttcgttttTGTGCCTCCATCATTTCATCAGCCAatcaccttcaatctgtgtcccctctctctggttccccatccctccaccattgggaagagTTACTCCCTCACCACTCCATCCCAGAGCCCCCCCCCGCGAAATTGATCACCCCGATCAGATCTCCCCCTTCTCTTCCCctggggagaacaatcccagattCTCCACTCGATCCATGTCACTGATCCCTGGAACTGTTCTCGACAATCTTTTCcgcgctctctccaatgtgttcacatcctttctataatgtggtgcccggaactgtacacaatattgagGTCTAACTAGGTTCTTGTCGAAGTTCAGTTTACCCTCCTTGCTGTTGTATTctgtgtccctattaataaagcccaggatactgtcagctttattaactgctctctccacctgtcctgccaccttcaataatcttttttttttattcattcgtgggacacgggcgtcgctggctggtccagcatttattgcccatccctagttgcccgagggcagttgagagtcaaccacattgctgtggctctggagtcacatgtaggccagaccgggtaaggacagctgatttccttccctaaaggacattactgacccagatgggtttttgcgacaatcgacaatagtttcatggtcatcagtagattctaaatttgAGAAatctttgattgaattcaaattccaccatctgccgtggtgggattcgaacccgggtccccagagcgttggctgagtttctggattaataatctggcgataataccactaaggccatcgcttccccccacacacccggCTCCCTCTGCACCCCTTCTGAATTGAACCCCATATTTTTCATTGTCTCGCCATGTTTTTCCGACCAGAATAAATCATCTCACACGTCTCCACATTAAACTGCGTCTGCCAActctctgcccactcccccaaccTCACCATGTCCCTCTGACGTTCTGCACTGTCCTCTTCGCTGTTTGCAATACTTCCAAATATCATCCCCCTCGACACATCGTCTCTGTTACCCCGTTTGTCTATCTCTGATCAGACTGCCTCTCCTGGGTCACTATTTTGGCCGATCCTTATTTACagagtagtgggggtgtggatgaGGGAGCAGAGAGTCAAACATTTACCTTCGGAGCTCTCCGTAAGTGATCAAAATAAACCTCCTCGATAGCCTGGAAATAGATCACGCCTTTCAGCTTCGCTTCCCCTTTATCTGGGGATGGGAGAGGATGGAATCAGTGATAGAGTAACACCCTCAaaatacactcactccctccccgatcTTCAACattcaccgcactgtcagagggtcagtactgagggagtgccgcactgtcagagggtcaggactgagggagtgccgcactgtcagagggtcagtactgagggagtgccgcgctgtcagagagtcagtgctgagggagtgctgcactgtcagagggtcagtactgagggagtgccgcactgtcagagggtcaggactgagggagtgccgcactgtcaaagggtcagtactgatggagtgccgcactgtcagagggtcagtactgagggagtgctgcactgtcagagggtcagtactgagggagtgccgcactgtcagagggtcagtattgagggagtgccgcactgtcagagggtcagtactgagggagtgccgcactgtcagagggtcagtactgagggagtgccgcactgtcagagagtcagtactgagggagtgccgcactgtcagagggtcagtactgagggagtgccgcactgtcagagggtcagtactgagggagtgccgcactgtcagagggtcagtactgagggagtgccgcactgtcagagggtcagtattgagggagtgccgcactgtcagagggtcagtactgagggagtgccgcactgtcagagggtcagtactgagggagtgccacactgtcagagggtcagtactgagggagtgccgcactgtcagagggtcagtactgaaggagtgccacactgtcagagggtcagtactgagggagtgccgcactgtcagagggtcagtactgagcgagtgccgcactgtcagagggtcagtactgagggagtgctgcactgtcagagggtcagtattgagggagcgccgcactgtcagagggtcagtactgagggtgtgccgcactgtcagagggtcagtattgagggagcgccgcactgtcagatggtcagtactgagggagtgccgcactgtcagagggtcagtattgagggagtgccgcactgtcagagggtcagtactgagggagtgccgcactgtcagagggtcagtgctgagggagtgccgcactgtcagagggtcagtactgagggagtgccgcactgtcagagggtcagtattgagggagtgccgcactgtcagagggtcagtactgagggagtgccgcactgtcagagggtcagtgctgagggagtgccgcactgtcagagggtcagtactgagggagtgccgcactgtcagagggtcagtactgagggagtgccgcactgtcagagggtcagtactgagggagtgccgcactgtcagagggtcagtactgagggagtgccgcactgtcagagggtcagtactgagggagtgccgcactgtcagagggtcagtactgaaggagtgccgcactgtcagagggtcagtactgagggagtgccgcactgtcagagggtcagcgctgagggagtgctgcactgtcagagggtcagtactgagagagtgccgcactgtcagagggtcagtactgagggagtgccgcactgtcagagggtcagtcctgagggagtgccgcactgtcagagggtcagtactgagggggtctGGAGTGTgtaagggggaaaggggggggaaggggggtgtacGGGGTCCGTACCTGTGAAATATGCCAACCTGCGCTTCAGG
This region of Mustelus asterias unplaced genomic scaffold, sMusAst1.hap1.1 HAP1_SCAFFOLD_3569, whole genome shotgun sequence genomic DNA includes:
- the LOC144490667 gene encoding pleckstrin homology-like domain family B member 1; its protein translation is MGGRIKTWKKRWFVFDSLKRRLAYFTDKGEAKLKGVIYFQAIEEVYFDHLRRAPKSPNPPLTFCLKTYDRLYYLVAPTDVSLRIWMEVILTAMEGGVQF